One Solidesulfovibrio fructosivorans JJ] DNA segment encodes these proteins:
- a CDS encoding SGNH/GDSL hydrolase family protein: MKRFFSALWKTVKWGVIAVLCLEVLSFAVITTTNWVIYGNLREGPKAVYDPYALFLMGNGIWPTANTGYVENHPELSRVIWFFGGSTMRASAAPYQHSIPSLLAKTLNATGKPYAYNCFNFGVNSFNSLLEVKYLEKQLIEYPIRPQLVVFYDGANDANYFAVQKTPYAHEGRERVQGVIESYYKAGYGILKPLNAAYYASFTRELLQKLLYTAKPVDPHSPELAKFVDLTVKRYDFADKVCAAYGARFLLFLQPLYWVETCPGENAAVAASEKKTILGRKTFPHVRDNFMTVYAALEKALAGKPYFVNLRNALCGRNAPAYTADGVHNTDAGREGIAAAMLPAIRDSFSAMPATTDGGK, encoded by the coding sequence TTGAAACGCTTTTTCTCCGCCCTGTGGAAAACCGTCAAATGGGGCGTCATCGCCGTCCTGTGCCTGGAAGTGCTGTCGTTTGCCGTCATCACCACCACCAACTGGGTCATCTACGGCAACCTGCGCGAGGGTCCCAAGGCCGTCTACGATCCCTACGCCCTGTTCCTCATGGGAAACGGCATCTGGCCCACGGCCAATACCGGCTATGTCGAGAACCATCCCGAGCTCTCGCGCGTCATCTGGTTTTTCGGCGGCTCCACCATGCGGGCCAGCGCCGCGCCCTACCAGCATTCCATCCCGAGCCTGCTCGCCAAGACGCTCAATGCCACGGGCAAGCCCTACGCCTACAACTGCTTCAATTTTGGGGTCAATTCCTTCAATTCCCTTCTCGAGGTCAAATACCTCGAGAAGCAGCTCATCGAGTATCCCATCCGGCCCCAGCTCGTGGTCTTTTACGACGGGGCCAACGACGCCAACTACTTTGCCGTGCAAAAAACGCCCTATGCCCATGAGGGCCGCGAGCGGGTGCAGGGCGTCATCGAAAGCTACTACAAGGCCGGCTACGGCATCCTCAAGCCCCTTAACGCCGCCTACTACGCCTCGTTTACCCGGGAACTGCTGCAAAAGCTCCTCTACACCGCCAAGCCGGTGGACCCGCATTCGCCGGAGCTGGCCAAGTTCGTGGACCTGACGGTCAAGCGCTACGACTTCGCTGACAAGGTGTGCGCGGCCTACGGCGCGCGGTTCCTGCTTTTCCTGCAGCCGCTCTACTGGGTCGAGACATGCCCTGGCGAAAACGCCGCCGTGGCGGCCAGCGAGAAAAAGACGATCCTTGGCCGCAAGACCTTTCCCCACGTGCGCGACAACTTCATGACCGTTTACGCCGCGTTGGAGAAGGCCCTTGCCGGCAAACCCTATTTCGTGAACCTGCGCAACGCCCTGTGCGGGCGTAACGCCCCGGCCTACACGGCCGACGGCGTGCATAACACCGATGCCGGGCGCGAGGGCATCGCGGCGGCCATGCTGCCGGCCATCCGCGATAGCTTTTCCGCCATGCCCGCCACGACCGACGGAGGGAAATAA
- a CDS encoding AMIN domain-containing protein, with the protein MFAEISGDAAPSEKPGEAAPAAPKAGPPAEPKPAPAPEAAQTPPATPPAPESGAPAKAEEKPSHAAAKPAKEKNGTGVKPETKAKPEAKPEAPAGKPAAAPKAKPVAAKAKPEAKPAPAPAKATAAVGRVIRVIGEEKPGVYELAIQTTKPPASYTKMFLTNPPRMVLDIAGLWDYHGASASDTGGDFIRRIRIGRHKDLFRVVLDMAPDAPARLRGAPTVSRSPEGVVLRIPK; encoded by the coding sequence ATGTTCGCGGAAATTTCCGGCGACGCCGCGCCGTCGGAGAAGCCCGGCGAGGCCGCGCCGGCCGCGCCCAAGGCGGGGCCCCCGGCCGAACCCAAGCCCGCGCCGGCTCCCGAGGCGGCCCAGACGCCGCCCGCTACCCCCCCCGCGCCCGAATCGGGCGCGCCGGCCAAGGCCGAGGAGAAGCCCTCCCATGCGGCGGCCAAGCCGGCCAAGGAAAAAAACGGGACCGGCGTCAAGCCCGAAACCAAAGCCAAGCCTGAGGCCAAGCCCGAAGCCCCGGCCGGCAAACCGGCCGCCGCGCCCAAAGCCAAGCCGGTTGCCGCCAAGGCCAAGCCCGAAGCCAAGCCGGCTCCGGCCCCGGCCAAGGCAACGGCCGCCGTGGGTCGGGTCATTCGCGTCATCGGCGAGGAAAAGCCCGGGGTCTACGAGCTTGCCATCCAGACGACCAAGCCGCCGGCGAGCTACACCAAGATGTTTTTGACCAATCCGCCACGCATGGTGCTCGATATCGCCGGCTTATGGGACTACCACGGGGCGTCGGCGAGCGACACGGGCGGCGACTTCATCCGCCGCATCCGTATCGGCCGGCACAAGGACCTGTTCCGGGTGGTGCTCGACATGGCCCCGGACGCGCCGGCCCGGCTTCGCGGCGCGCCGACGGTGTCCCGGTCGCCCGAGGGCGTGGTCCTGCGCATCCCCAAATAA
- the hisG gene encoding ATP phosphoribosyltransferase, with the protein MSANNILKLGIPKGSLQDATIALFEKSGWKIRMHHRNYFPEINDPELTCSMCRAQEMSRYVESGTLDCGLTGKDWILENESDVVVVSDLVYSKVSNRPARWVLAVAADAPYKRPEDLAGKKIATELVNFTKKYFAGAGVPVDVEFSWGATEAKVVEGLADAIVEVTETGTTIKAHGLRIISELLLTNTQLIANKKAWEDPFKRRKIEVINMLLQGALCAEGLVGLKMNVPEEKMPDIMALLPSLTSPTVANLYNKDWLSIEIVVAEGTVRDLIPKLHDLGAEGIIEYALNKVI; encoded by the coding sequence ATGTCCGCCAACAACATCCTCAAACTCGGCATTCCCAAAGGCTCCCTCCAGGACGCCACCATCGCGCTGTTCGAGAAATCCGGATGGAAGATCCGGATGCATCACCGCAATTATTTCCCCGAAATCAACGATCCGGAGCTGACTTGCTCCATGTGCCGCGCCCAGGAGATGTCCCGCTACGTCGAATCCGGCACCCTTGACTGCGGCCTGACCGGCAAGGACTGGATCCTCGAAAACGAGTCCGACGTGGTGGTCGTTTCCGACCTCGTCTACTCCAAGGTCAGCAACCGTCCGGCCCGCTGGGTCCTGGCCGTGGCCGCCGACGCCCCCTACAAGCGTCCCGAGGACCTGGCCGGCAAGAAGATCGCCACGGAGCTCGTCAATTTCACCAAGAAGTATTTCGCCGGCGCGGGCGTGCCCGTGGATGTGGAATTTTCCTGGGGCGCGACCGAGGCCAAGGTGGTCGAGGGGCTGGCCGACGCCATCGTGGAAGTCACCGAGACCGGCACCACGATCAAGGCCCATGGCCTGCGCATCATCTCCGAGCTGCTTTTGACCAACACCCAGCTGATCGCCAACAAGAAAGCCTGGGAAGACCCGTTCAAGCGCCGCAAGATCGAGGTCATCAACATGCTGCTCCAGGGCGCGCTGTGCGCCGAGGGCCTCGTCGGGCTCAAGATGAACGTGCCCGAGGAAAAGATGCCCGACATCATGGCGCTTCTGCCGAGCCTTACCTCGCCGACGGTGGCCAACCTTTACAACAAGGACTGGTTGTCCATCGAAATCGTGGTGGCCGAGGGCACCGTGCGCGACCTGATCCCCAAGCTCCACGACCTGGGCGCCGAGGGCATCATCGAATACGCGCTCAATAAGGTGATCTAG
- the hisI gene encoding phosphoribosyl-AMP cyclohydrolase: MSPSSNAVSLKEQCMKRPDFAKCGGLVPAIAQEACTGEVLMMAYMNEEAYDKTLETGEVHYFSRSRQKLWHKGGTSGHVQKVKSVRLDCDADTILVLVEQIGGAACHEGYKSCFYTEITSDGERTCSPKVFDPKEVYK, translated from the coding sequence ATATCCCCCTCTTCCAACGCCGTTTCGCTAAAGGAACAGTGCATGAAACGACCCGATTTCGCCAAGTGCGGCGGCCTTGTCCCCGCCATCGCCCAGGAAGCCTGCACCGGCGAGGTGCTCATGATGGCCTACATGAACGAAGAGGCCTACGATAAAACCCTTGAAACCGGCGAAGTGCATTACTTTAGCCGCAGCCGGCAGAAACTCTGGCACAAGGGCGGCACGTCCGGCCATGTCCAGAAGGTCAAGTCCGTGCGCCTGGACTGCGACGCCGACACCATCCTGGTCCTGGTGGAGCAGATCGGCGGCGCGGCCTGCCATGAAGGCTACAAGTCCTGCTTTTACACCGAGATCACAAGCGACGGCGAGCGCACCTGTTCGCCCAAGGTCTTCGATCCCAAGGAGGTCTATAAATAA
- a CDS encoding PIN domain-containing protein, whose protein sequence is MKALFDTSVLVAALVQSHPQHQRAFAWYLKCRRGELEMLVAAHGLAETYASLTVYPARPRISPRSAAMLLQASVLGVCSVITLDCRDYVAAMESVARIGRGGGSIYDALHVVAARKGGAELVLSFNRKHFEPLVGSDQQFVEP, encoded by the coding sequence ATGAAGGCGCTTTTTGACACGTCGGTCCTGGTGGCCGCGTTGGTGCAAAGCCACCCGCAGCACCAGCGAGCCTTCGCATGGTATTTGAAATGTCGGCGCGGCGAGTTGGAGATGCTTGTCGCCGCGCATGGATTGGCGGAAACATACGCGTCGCTGACGGTGTATCCGGCGCGGCCGCGCATATCGCCGCGCAGCGCCGCAATGCTTCTCCAGGCAAGCGTTCTTGGCGTTTGTTCCGTCATCACGCTCGATTGCCGCGATTATGTCGCGGCCATGGAGTCGGTGGCTCGAATTGGCCGGGGCGGTGGCAGCATCTATGATGCGCTGCATGTCGTCGCCGCGCGAAAGGGCGGTGCGGAACTGGTGTTGTCGTTTAACAGAAAGCATTTTGAACCGCTTGTCGGTTCGGACCAACAGTTTGTAGAGCCTTAA
- a CDS encoding AbrB/MazE/SpoVT family DNA-binding domain-containing protein has product METTLDEQGRVTIPADVLKDMGLAPGSRVIVEGQDSAIVIRSLDAASGLVEECGVLVFGGETVGPVEELLDRVREDRTRDVSGLSGR; this is encoded by the coding sequence ATGGAAACGACGCTTGACGAACAGGGGCGCGTGACCATCCCTGCGGATGTCCTGAAGGATATGGGGCTTGCTCCGGGCTCGCGCGTCATTGTCGAGGGGCAGGACAGCGCCATTGTGATTCGTTCCCTGGATGCGGCATCCGGACTTGTCGAAGAGTGCGGAGTGCTTGTGTTCGGGGGTGAAACGGTCGGGCCGGTCGAGGAGCTGCTTGACCGGGTGCGCGAGGATCGCACCCGCGATGTTTCCGGGCTCTCGGGGCGATGA
- the rlmN gene encoding 23S rRNA (adenine(2503)-C(2))-methyltransferase RlmN, translating into MTNLIDLTFHELEALIVSLGEPPYRARQVWQWLWQKGCRDIGRMTDVSKALRSRLGEVATIAWPDVLRVSESADGTVKFLLGLSDGEAVECVLIPEKDHYTACLSTQVGCAMGCGFCATGMLGFRRNMTPGEMLGQVLVARQYLLDKGEALALRNLVFMGMGEPLLNYDNLVKTLEALHHPQGLDFSGRRITVSTAGVRRNLLELGRTGLCSLAVSLHAPTQEKRARIMPGAAKLPLSELMGILREYPLKPRERLTFEYLLLDGVNDADADARELVRLLSTVKAKVNLIVYNATPGLPFRQPAAGRVAAFQEILKAKGITATIRKSKGADIAAACGQLRAEAECAGRGDA; encoded by the coding sequence ATGACGAACCTGATCGACCTGACGTTCCACGAGCTTGAGGCGCTGATCGTGTCGCTTGGCGAGCCGCCGTACCGGGCGCGCCAGGTCTGGCAATGGTTGTGGCAGAAGGGATGCCGCGACATCGGCCGGATGACGGACGTGTCCAAGGCGTTGCGGTCGCGGCTGGGGGAAGTCGCCACGATCGCCTGGCCTGACGTATTGCGGGTGAGCGAGAGCGCTGACGGCACGGTGAAGTTTTTGTTGGGGCTGTCGGATGGCGAGGCGGTGGAGTGTGTTTTGATTCCGGAGAAGGATCACTACACGGCTTGCCTGTCGACCCAGGTGGGCTGCGCCATGGGGTGTGGGTTTTGCGCCACGGGCATGCTGGGGTTTCGGCGCAACATGACGCCTGGGGAGATGTTGGGGCAGGTGTTGGTGGCGCGGCAGTATCTGTTGGACAAGGGTGAGGCGCTGGCGTTGCGCAATCTGGTTTTTATGGGCATGGGCGAGCCGCTTCTCAATTACGACAATCTGGTCAAGACGCTTGAGGCGTTGCATCATCCGCAGGGGCTGGACTTTTCGGGCCGGCGCATCACGGTGTCCACGGCCGGGGTGCGGCGCAATCTGCTGGAGCTTGGGCGCACGGGGTTGTGTTCGCTGGCGGTGTCGCTCCATGCGCCGACCCAGGAGAAGCGGGCGCGGATCATGCCCGGGGCGGCCAAGCTGCCGCTTTCCGAGCTTATGGGGATTTTGCGGGAGTATCCGCTGAAGCCTCGGGAGCGGCTGACCTTCGAGTATCTGCTGCTCGACGGGGTCAACGATGCCGATGCCGATGCGCGGGAACTGGTGCGGCTTCTCTCCACGGTCAAGGCCAAGGTGAATCTGATCGTGTACAATGCCACGCCGGGGCTGCCGTTTCGCCAGCCGGCGGCCGGGCGGGTGGCGGCGTTCCAGGAGATTTTGAAGGCCAAGGGGATCACGGCCACGATCCGCAAGAGCAAGGGGGCGGACATCGCGGCGGCCTGCGGGCAGTTGCGCGCCGAGGCGGAGTGCGCCGGGCGCGGCGACGCATAA
- a CDS encoding HD domain-containing protein: MAQPFKDANAICKTIMRNGYDAYVINAVLQEKALDPAAPELDLATDAPLAELQKLFSETEAVSEDGAYARVRHGDTLFNFHPAETVDASHPEETVARLTRRMIDRLDALGILPASQISPYLPHCRDDHDGFADLAGGEVRLLGIPDESIRQNYLRAVRALRFSANYNIPVEANTLMAILRASRRILDYVSVKDIMDEWRRVEAENMATFVELLYDTMILHWFLPEVATLARIKQKTEEGVEYTLFEETLAVMRHYPEELPYDWYGTLACLFHDVGKLHTAEYAGGDLHFFQHHQVGAKVTRKILSRLGFPPDETDLVCNLVRGHMRFHFMLTDRGIRRFKALDQYPRLIEMARADIKAVEGNYKEFNHNLKMLERTETPEEMLEPLLNGAQIMQLLGLKPGPVVGLIRDALLKAQIAGDVTSLEEAEHFVHDYWNKQELH; this comes from the coding sequence ATGGCGCAACCCTTCAAGGACGCCAATGCCATCTGCAAGACCATCATGCGCAACGGCTACGATGCCTACGTCATCAACGCCGTGCTCCAGGAAAAAGCCCTGGATCCCGCCGCGCCCGAACTCGACCTGGCGACCGACGCCCCCCTGGCCGAACTGCAAAAGCTTTTCTCCGAAACCGAGGCCGTAAGCGAAGACGGGGCCTACGCCCGGGTGCGCCACGGCGATACGCTGTTCAACTTCCACCCGGCCGAAACCGTGGACGCCTCCCACCCCGAGGAGACCGTGGCCCGGCTCACCCGGCGCATGATCGACCGCCTCGATGCCCTGGGCATCCTGCCGGCCAGCCAGATCAGCCCCTACCTGCCGCACTGCCGCGACGATCACGACGGCTTCGCCGACCTTGCCGGCGGCGAAGTGCGCCTGCTCGGCATCCCCGACGAGTCCATCCGTCAGAACTACCTGCGGGCCGTGCGGGCGCTGCGCTTCTCGGCCAACTACAATATCCCCGTCGAAGCCAATACCCTCATGGCCATCCTGCGCGCCTCGCGCCGCATCCTCGACTACGTCTCCGTCAAGGACATCATGGACGAATGGCGCAGGGTCGAGGCCGAAAACATGGCCACCTTCGTCGAACTGCTCTACGACACCATGATCCTCCACTGGTTCCTGCCCGAAGTGGCGACGCTCGCCCGCATCAAGCAGAAAACCGAAGAGGGCGTCGAATACACGCTCTTCGAGGAAACCCTCGCCGTCATGCGCCACTACCCCGAGGAACTGCCCTACGACTGGTACGGCACCCTGGCCTGCCTGTTCCACGACGTGGGCAAACTCCACACCGCCGAATACGCCGGCGGCGACCTGCATTTCTTCCAGCACCACCAGGTCGGGGCCAAAGTCACCCGCAAGATCCTCTCGCGCCTGGGCTTCCCCCCGGACGAGACCGACCTCGTCTGCAACCTCGTGCGCGGCCACATGCGCTTCCACTTCATGCTCACCGACCGGGGCATCCGCCGCTTCAAGGCCCTGGACCAGTACCCGCGCCTGATCGAAATGGCCCGGGCCGACATCAAAGCTGTCGAAGGTAACTACAAGGAATTCAATCACAATCTCAAAATGCTCGAGCGTACCGAAACGCCCGAGGAAATGCTCGAGCCGCTCCTGAACGGCGCGCAGATCATGCAGCTGCTCGGCCTCAAACCCGGCCCGGTCGTGGGACTCATCCGCGACGCGCTGCTCAAGGCCCAAATCGCCGGCGACGTCACCAGCCTGGAAGAAGCCGAACACTTCGTGCACGATTACTGGAACAAGCAAGAGCTGCACTAG
- a CDS encoding dihydroorotase, with the protein MTANSLAIRNVRVPGREGAFDLLVAEGVVRELTAHDPAASHDGHAVIDGREMLLMPALTDAHTHLREPGQEWKEDIASGLAAAAAGGFSNIMCMANTDPVNDTASVTRFMLRRAAESWPNGPRLFPIGALTVGLRGKELAPMGELLEAGCVAFSNDGEPVADTEIFRRALEYAADLAPVIDHCEDPYMAKGSGANEGAMSARLGLRGQPDAAEAIQAARDILLAEYLGVHVHLAHISCRKSVGLIADAKKRGVKVTAETCPHYLLMTDAALLGYDSLAKVNPPLRTDDDRLALVEALREGVIDILATDHAPHAAHEKETPFENAKNGISGLDTALAALWELVRQGRLSPEDIVTRFAWRPAEIFKLPVNRFAPGDPADFLLFDPEDSWVVTPEALRSKGKNTPLLGQPLTGRVALTAVGGVVVHDRIRPGRT; encoded by the coding sequence GTGACAGCCAACTCCCTGGCCATCCGAAACGTCCGGGTTCCCGGCCGCGAAGGCGCGTTCGACCTGCTCGTGGCCGAGGGCGTCGTCCGGGAACTGACCGCCCACGATCCGGCCGCGTCCCACGACGGCCATGCGGTGATCGACGGCCGGGAGATGCTCCTCATGCCGGCCCTGACCGATGCCCATACCCACCTGCGCGAGCCCGGCCAGGAATGGAAGGAGGACATCGCCTCGGGACTGGCCGCCGCCGCCGCCGGCGGGTTTTCCAACATCATGTGCATGGCCAACACCGACCCGGTCAACGACACCGCCTCGGTCACGCGGTTCATGCTGCGCCGAGCGGCCGAGTCCTGGCCGAACGGCCCGCGCCTTTTCCCCATCGGCGCGCTCACCGTCGGGCTTCGCGGCAAGGAGCTCGCGCCCATGGGCGAGCTGCTCGAAGCCGGCTGCGTGGCCTTTTCCAACGACGGCGAGCCCGTGGCCGACACCGAGATTTTCCGTCGCGCCCTGGAATACGCCGCCGACCTGGCCCCGGTCATCGACCACTGCGAGGACCCCTACATGGCCAAAGGATCGGGGGCCAACGAAGGGGCCATGAGCGCGCGGCTGGGCCTTCGCGGCCAGCCCGACGCTGCCGAGGCCATCCAGGCCGCCCGCGACATCCTGCTGGCCGAATACCTGGGCGTGCACGTCCATCTGGCCCACATTTCCTGCCGCAAATCCGTGGGACTCATCGCCGACGCCAAAAAGCGCGGCGTCAAGGTCACGGCCGAGACCTGCCCGCATTACCTGCTCATGACCGACGCGGCGCTTCTGGGCTACGACAGCCTGGCCAAGGTCAATCCGCCGCTTCGCACCGACGACGACCGGCTGGCCCTGGTCGAGGCCCTGCGCGAAGGCGTCATCGACATTCTGGCCACGGACCACGCCCCCCACGCGGCCCACGAAAAGGAAACCCCGTTCGAGAACGCCAAAAACGGCATCTCGGGCCTCGATACCGCCCTGGCCGCCCTGTGGGAGCTGGTGCGCCAGGGACGCCTCTCGCCCGAGGACATCGTCACCCGCTTCGCCTGGCGTCCGGCCGAAATTTTCAAGCTCCCGGTCAACCGCTTCGCCCCCGGCGACCCGGCCGACTTCCTGCTCTTCGACCCGGAGGATTCCTGGGTCGTCACCCCCGAAGCCCTGCGCTCCAAGGGCAAGAACACGCCGCTTCTGGGCCAGCCGCTCACCGGCCGCGTGGCCCTGACCGCCGTCGGCGGCGTCGTGGTGCACGACCGCATCCGTCCCGGCCGAACCTGA
- a CDS encoding aspartate carbamoyltransferase catalytic subunit, with amino-acid sequence MNWPHKDLLDVSQLSREDVDVIMRTAASFREINSRPVKKVPTLKGKSVVLFFAEPSTRTKTSFDIAGKRLSADTFGLAKTGSSLQKGETLKDTVRTLEAMNPDAIVIRHSSSGAADFVAQRVSCAVINAGDGWHAHPTQALLDLFTLLNVWNSLAGKTVVILGDVAHSRVARSNCRLLPTLGARVRICAPRTLLPTDAGALDAEIFHDPEEALKGADAVMCLRLQLERQEAGLLPDLREYARRFCLTPKRLALANPDVKVLHPGPINRGVEISSELADAGNSLILDQVSSGVAVRMAVLYLHITRKEKGETA; translated from the coding sequence ATGAACTGGCCCCACAAGGATCTTCTCGACGTATCCCAGCTCTCCAGGGAAGACGTGGACGTGATCATGCGCACCGCCGCCTCGTTCCGCGAGATCAATTCCCGCCCGGTCAAGAAGGTTCCCACGCTCAAGGGCAAAAGCGTGGTGCTGTTTTTCGCCGAGCCGAGCACCCGCACCAAGACGTCCTTCGACATCGCCGGCAAGCGCCTTTCCGCCGACACCTTCGGCCTGGCCAAGACCGGGAGCTCCCTGCAAAAGGGCGAGACGCTCAAGGATACGGTGCGCACCCTCGAGGCCATGAACCCCGACGCCATCGTCATCCGCCATTCCTCTTCCGGAGCGGCCGATTTCGTGGCCCAGCGCGTCTCCTGCGCCGTGATCAACGCCGGCGACGGCTGGCACGCCCATCCGACCCAGGCCCTGCTCGACCTTTTCACGCTGCTCAATGTGTGGAATTCGCTGGCCGGCAAGACCGTCGTCATCCTCGGCGACGTGGCCCACAGCCGCGTGGCCCGGTCCAACTGCCGCCTGCTCCCGACCCTTGGGGCAAGGGTGCGCATCTGCGCCCCCCGCACCCTGCTGCCGACCGATGCCGGCGCGCTTGACGCCGAGATTTTTCACGACCCGGAGGAGGCGCTCAAGGGGGCCGACGCGGTCATGTGCCTGCGCCTCCAGCTCGAGCGCCAGGAAGCGGGGCTCCTGCCCGACCTGCGCGAATACGCCCGCCGCTTCTGCCTCACGCCAAAGCGCCTGGCCCTGGCCAACCCCGACGTGAAGGTGCTCCATCCCGGCCCCATCAACCGGGGCGTGGAGATCTCCTCGGAACTGGCCGACGCCGGCAATTCGCTCATCCTCGACCAGGTGTCCTCGGGCGTGGCCGTGCGCATGGCCGTCCTTTACCTGCACATCACCCGCAAGGAAAAAGGGGAAACCGCGTGA
- a CDS encoding epoxyqueuosine reductase: MNTEKFKTFALEAGADLVGIADLDQLAGIETEPANLFEGFTRAVSLAVRLADAVLDPIVDRPTPLYNRHYQVANAALDALALRMSQRIADAGGRALPLPASQILDAARMTSYLSHKAVAIAAGMGWQGKSLLLVSPRYGPRVRLVTVLTDLPLSPDAPLKNHCGSCDACTKACPVGAIRNVNTDRHYASREEAIDFGRCLARLTQNETLPHIGGLLCGVCVTVCPWGKKKKKKTS; this comes from the coding sequence ATGAACACAGAGAAATTCAAGACCTTCGCCCTGGAGGCCGGCGCGGACCTGGTCGGCATCGCCGATCTGGACCAGCTTGCCGGCATCGAAACCGAGCCGGCCAATCTGTTCGAGGGCTTCACCCGGGCCGTCAGCCTGGCCGTGCGCCTGGCCGACGCCGTGCTCGACCCCATAGTCGACCGCCCAACCCCCCTTTACAACCGCCACTACCAGGTAGCCAACGCCGCGTTGGACGCGCTGGCCCTTCGCATGAGCCAGCGCATCGCCGACGCGGGAGGCCGCGCCCTGCCCCTTCCGGCCAGCCAGATCCTGGATGCCGCGCGCATGACCTCCTACCTGTCCCACAAGGCCGTGGCCATCGCCGCCGGCATGGGCTGGCAGGGCAAAAGCCTGTTGCTGGTCAGTCCGCGGTACGGCCCGCGCGTCCGCCTGGTCACGGTGCTGACCGACCTGCCGCTTTCGCCCGACGCGCCCCTCAAAAACCATTGCGGCTCTTGCGACGCCTGCACCAAGGCCTGCCCCGTGGGGGCCATCCGCAACGTCAATACGGACCGCCACTACGCTTCCCGCGAGGAGGCCATCGATTTCGGCCGCTGCCTCGCCCGGCTGACCCAAAACGAAACCCTGCCCCACATCGGCGGCTTGCTGTGCGGCGTCTGCGTGACCGTTTGCCCCTGGGGCAAAAAGAAGAAAAAAAAAACTTCCTGA
- a CDS encoding sirohydrochlorin cobaltochelatase — MGCGIVLAAHGSRHPGAMAALAAFGERLGREYPECAVAIARTVGRKHGGTEAFGGTRCVPEVLAAMAARGVTRVAVQSLHVVPGEGYHEMLAGLRRFLETGGRRMTFSVGAPLLASLADVDRVAGAVLAGLPSGRAPDEAVVVMGHGAPPPGAGFYEALREKLFRLDRLARFGAMPRERDAPCHDLEAILTDLSAQNIRAAWLLPFLTVAGAHACCDLAGEAPTSWRGRLEAAGIACRPHLSGLIEQPAMAAVWRDHLAIALARLPGALAPGA; from the coding sequence ATGGGCTGCGGCATCGTCCTGGCCGCCCATGGCTCCCGGCATCCCGGGGCCATGGCCGCACTCGCCGCCTTTGGCGAACGTCTCGGCCGGGAATACCCGGAATGCGCGGTGGCCATCGCCCGCACCGTCGGCCGCAAGCATGGCGGCACCGAGGCCTTCGGCGGGACGCGGTGCGTGCCGGAGGTCCTGGCCGCCATGGCGGCGCGGGGGGTAACGCGGGTGGCGGTCCAGTCCCTGCACGTGGTGCCGGGCGAGGGATATCACGAGATGCTGGCCGGGCTGCGGCGGTTTCTGGAGACTGGCGGCCGGCGCATGACCTTTTCCGTGGGCGCGCCGCTTCTGGCCAGCCTTGCCGACGTGGACCGGGTGGCCGGGGCGGTGCTGGCCGGACTGCCGTCCGGGCGCGCGCCAGACGAGGCCGTGGTGGTCATGGGACACGGCGCGCCGCCGCCCGGGGCCGGGTTTTACGAGGCGCTGCGCGAAAAACTTTTCCGCCTCGACCGGCTGGCCCGGTTCGGGGCCATGCCGCGCGAACGGGATGCGCCCTGCCACGACCTCGAAGCCATCCTCACGGACCTCTCGGCCCAAAACATTCGCGCCGCCTGGCTTCTGCCCTTTCTCACCGTGGCCGGGGCCCACGCCTGCTGCGACCTGGCCGGTGAGGCCCCGACCTCCTGGCGCGGCCGCCTCGAAGCCGCCGGCATCGCCTGCCGGCCGCATCTTTCCGGCCTTATCGAACAGCCGGCCATGGCCGCCGTCTGGCGCGACCACCTGGCCATCGCCCTGGCCCGTCTCCCCGGGGCGCTTGCCCCTGGCGCATAG